Part of the Tetragenococcus koreensis genome, AGTAGCGCCGTAGCATGCTTCTTTAATTTCAAAAGAACGAGCGAAAGGTTGAATACCTAACAAGCGGTGCAATACTACCGCTGATGCTTTTGATTCATCAATTCCTGATTCAGTAGCGACAATCATCATATCAATTTGTGCTAAATCCTCAGAGCTTAAAATATGTTGTGCTGCATTGGCAGCAAAAGTAATAATGTCTTGTGATTTGGGGTTAATCGCCATTTGATCTTGGCCGATACCAATATGAAATTTAGCGGGGGCTACCGCACGAGCATTTGCAAGTTCTGTCATTTCAATGTAATAAGACGGAACAAAAAAACTGAGTTTATCTATACCAACGTTCATAATGTTCTCCTTTAAATAATTTATACATGGTTAAAATTAACATACTTTAGGTAAGTTTAGGGAAATTAAATTGATAATTTAAAGATTGTTAAAGATTGACTAGTAGGATGTAAGACGTAAAAAGAACCATTTGTTTTTTTTGTAAAGAATGCTATAGTTCATTTTGGAGGTGACAACGTGGAAGAAGTTGTAATCATTGATGCGTTAAGAACGCCCGTCGGTAAATATCGGGGTCGTTTAAGTCAATTATCAGCTGTGGAATTAGGAACAGCTGTGACCAAAGAACTTATCGATAAGAACCAAAAAGCGGCATCAGCAACCAAACAAGTCATTTTTGGTAATGTGTTACAAGCGGGCAATGGACAAAATCCAGCCAGGCAAATTACTTTAAATAGTGGGCTAGCTGAAGGTGTCTATGCCTCAACAATTAATGAGGTCTGTGGATCTGGAATGAAAGCTATTGCTTTAGCAGCACAAGCAATCCGATTAAACGAAGCTGAAGTAGTATTAGCTGGTGGCGTTGAAAGTATGAGTCAGGCACCTTATCTGAGTCGTTATGATCAACAAGAAGATACATATTCCCAGCCAAAACCAGTCATGCTTTCTGATGGCTTAACCGATGTTTTTAGTGGAAAACATATGGGACTTACCGCTGAAAATGTGGCGAATAAATTTAATATATCAAGAAAAATGCAGGACATATTTGCTCTGCGTTCGCAGGAAAAGGCAGCCTACGCTCAAGAAAACGGCTATTTCTCCGAAGAGATTCTACCGCTTCACATAGATGACGAAGTAGTGGAAAAAGATGAGGGCGTTAGAAAAGATACTTCTTTGGAAAAACTGGCACATTTAAAACCAGTATTTAAACCAGGTGGTACAGTGACGGCAGGAAATGCCTCAACGATCAATGATGGGGCTTCTGCAGTTATTCTCGCTTCAAAAAGCTTTGCTTTAGCAAATGATCTTTCCTATCTAGCAGTGCTTAAGGATGTGGTAGAAGTAGGAATCGATCCTAAAATTATGGGTGTTTCACCTGTTAAGGCCATCCATCAGTTATTTGAACGTAATTCTTTAAGCGTGGAAGAAATTGACCTTTTTGAAATCAATGAAGCTTTCGCTGCGTCTTCAATTGCTGTTCAACAGGAGTTAGGGATACCCGAAGAGAAAGTCAATCTTTGCGGCAGCGGTATTTCCCTCGGTCACGCAATTGGATCTACTGGTACGCGGATCATTACAACAGCTTGCCATCAATTAAACCGGATTGATGGACAGTATGCTGTTGTATCGCTATGTGTAGGCGGCGGGCTTGGATTAGCAGCTTTAATTGAACGGCCTAAAGAAAAAAAGACGTCGCGTTTTTATGAATTAACTAAACAAGAACGACTAGACACCTTAGTTTTCCAGCATAAAATTATGACTGAAACAGCTGACGAATTAAAACAAACGGCTTTGCCAGATAATATTGCGGAAAATTTGACGGAAAATCAAGTGAGTGAAATTTCTGTTCCTATGGGACTTTTAAAATCGATTGAGGTCAATCAAAAAGAATACTTAGTTCCTATGGCAACCGAAGAACCCTCTGTGGTCGCCGCTTGTAATAATGGCGCACAGCTAGCTCAAAAATTGGGCGGGTTTACTGCTACTATGGCTAAAAAAGAAATTCGTGGACAAATTGTATTAATGAATGTCAGTGATAAAAAAGAGTTGATTAAACAGATAAAAGAAAATGAGCCACTGATGATTTCTACCGCTGAAAAAGCGTATCCTTCCATTGTAAGACGTGGCGGGGGCGTAAGAAAAGTTGAAATTCGCGAGTTCGCTGAAGAACCTAGTTTTTTAAGTGTTGATTTACTTGTTGATACAAAAGATGCGATGGGCGCGAATATGTTAAATACGATGTTAGAAGCCGTTGCTACTCTTTTTAAGCAATGGTTCTCTGAAGAAATTTTGTTTAGCATTTTAAGCAATTATGCTACCGATGCTTTGGTAACGGCTGAATGTCAGGTTTCGTTTGCTAGTTTAGGAAAAGGTGATGCTACAAAAGGTGAGCAAATCGCTAAAAAAATTGCTGCTGCTTCGACTTTCGCACAAATTGATCCTTACCGAGCAGCAACCCATAATAAGGGAAGTATGAATGGAATCGACGCTGTTGTTCTTGCTACGGGAAATGACACCAGAAGTATTAATAGCGCTGTTCATGCGTATGCAGCAAGAAGCGGACAATACCGTGGTTTGAGCCAGTGGGAAGTTGAAGATGGGCATTTGAAAGGTTTCATTGAATTACCCTTGGCCGTTGCAACGGCTGGAGGAGCGACCAAAGCTTTACCTAAAGCACAAGCATCATTAGAAATGTTGGCAGTCAATGACGCTAAAGAATTAGCTGAAGTTATCGCAGCTGTAGGTTTGGCACAAAACTTGGCTGCGCTCAAAGCCTTAGTGAGTGAAGGCATTCAAAAAGGGCACATGGCATTACAAGCTCGTACATTAGCAATGAATGCCGGTGCTAAAGCTTCAGAAGTGCAAAAAGTAGCCACTAGGTTAAAAAGAACGCAGATGAACGAAGAAAATGCTCGTCAAATTTTACAAGACATTAGAAATCAAAAGGATTAAAAAAAGCGGCCAGAGATAATATTTCTCTGGTCGTTTATTAGCTAAAAGTAAGTAAAGAAATGATTTATTCCTCAATAATAAAAAATGAGTAAAGGAATAAGAAATCCTTACTCAATAAAACAATATTGAGTAAGGAAATCAGCTTTTTTTATTCAATAACGAGTAAAATACAGTTAAAATGGGTAAAATAAACGAAAAACAGTGAAAAATGAGGATAGAAATAACGATTTGTTCCTCAACAATAAAAAAATGAGTAAAGAAATAAGAAACCCTTACTCAATAAATCAGTATTGAGTAAGGAAAACTGTATCCATTACTCAATAAGAGGAAAAAATAAGATGAAGTCATTCTCCTTATTTACAAAACTACATACGGTTAATAATTTCGTCTACATTTTTGATGGTCACTGAAATTGTTCCGTCAGGGTTATTGATAAATTCGATTAACTCCGGATTACGATAAACAGTAAGCGGGACAACTAGCTCAATGCCGTTGGAAAGTTTTAGCTTTTGTTTGCCATATTTCTTTTCAGAAACTTCTCTTACTTCGCGCATCATTGGAGTTTGACTGGTCACTCCTTGTTCTTCGACTTCTTCTTCAAATGACATTTTCGCTGTAACATTATCTTTAAAAACTTGTTCAGCTACTTGTTTAGTATCGATTTGGCCATGTTCTTCGATTGTATCGTAAACTGCTTCTTTTACATCTGCTAACAGATCATAGCTAGGTGTATTGAATTTTTCGCCAATTTCTTCGGCTGTTTTTTTGATGACTTTGACATGGTCTTCTAAAGACGGAGCAGGCTGGGTTTCAATGACTTTATTGGAAAAATAATTCATTTTTTCTCCAGAAAAAGTATACTGTTTTTCAATGAGCTCGTAGGATAAATCGGCTAGATTAATGGTAATTCCTTCATCTGCTTTTTGAGATTTACCAGAAAGTATCGCCCGGTTAATTATGAGATCATTTTGGATTCCGTGTTCATTCGTGTCGACATAATGAGTGAATCCTTCGGTATATTTTACTTTCAAAAAAGCTACATACATACTTGTATCAAGTTCATATAACACCACGAAAACATCGCTGTCAGGAGCATCTTCACTTTGTTGATAAATTTCATACCAGCGCTTTACAAAAGTTTCGCTGAAATGAATAAAATCTTTTTCTGCTTGCTGGGTTAATTCAGCAATTTCGGAATCTTCTGCTAAAGTCCCTGTTTTGGTTTGCGAGGTGGCTAGTTTTTGGACCTTTTTGGTTAAATAATCTCGGATATATTCAGTACTTAAATCCAGCTCTACTTGCGAAAAGACCGGATCTCCTGATTTTCTATCAATGATGTGCATGATTGCTTGTTTTAAATAAATGTCCATAAATTTCTTCCTTTCATTTCCATTCTATAGTGTACAAAAAAATCGGCTGTGAAGGAAGCAAAATAATGAAAGTTGTTTATAGAAATGAAGTAATTTTTTACCAGAACTTGTTTTTGGTTACGAGTGAAAAGCGCCCTCGTTTTTGATTAGAACTTGGTGAAACGTCCAAATACAAGCGGAAAATGAGTTTAAATAAACGATTTCTGAACTTTTTCATGAAAATCACTGTTCAACGAACGGTTTTTTTCTTATAATCAAATAGTATTGAAAGGGGAACATTATGAAAAAGAAACAATTAGCAAAACTACAACAACAATTTCAACCATCTTTTAAATCTACGCAAGCCAAAGTATTTCATATGATGGAAAAGAAGATCGACGAAAGATATGGTTTTAAAATTGAAACATTTATGCAAAGTGAACGTCCAGATGAATTGATTATTCGCCGTTTGGATTTGGATCAAGGGGCAAAAGATAAAGAGATTAATATTCCTTTAGATGAGAACTTTACCGATGTGATTAAACGAATCCAGAACGGTGAAAAAAGTTTAGGAGAACTTTTTAGTGATAACTTAGCACAAGAAGTTGCTAGTTTTTGGCCATCAACAAAAGGACAACCACAAACAGAAAAAACAACGGTAAAACAAGGGAATACTGATGCAACTGAAAGTAGTTCAGAAGCAAGCGAGTCTATGAAATTTATCGCTTTCAAAAAAGCGATCGAAAACTACGCGAATTTTTACATTGAAACAGACAAGTCTCATTATCAAATCAAAGAACAAACAAAAACTGAGTCTCGTCTCCTAGCAACCATCTCAGTTCAATCGGAAAATGATTATACCATTGAGCCCGCATTAAATAGAAAATATAAATTGAAATTAGAGCTTATTCCACTTATCGAAGCGTTTGCTCAAACGCCTCTTGAAGATCGTTAAAAAGTCTGGGACATTAATCACTTTCCAGCGAGATTTGCGAAAAAATAACCAACCGTCCTTTGATTTTCCGTATTTTGTGACAAGGGCCTACCAAACATCTGTAGGAGCTATCCTACAGGTGTTCATGAAATTAACTTTGCTGGGGATTTTTCTTCCAGCTTTTTTTACTGTGAATTACGGTTAAGATTAAGTATAGCAACCTAAAACAAGTCCCGACCAAACAAATAGTAAAGGTATTTAAAAGAAAGATTGCTTTTTTTTTAAAGTTTTTATTTTTTTACCCTGTTTCGTAGACAGTCTATTGCAGGATATAGTAGGCTAATGCTTGATATAAAAAAGGTTGGATAGGTAAACTTATGAATAAAAAAAAGAAATCGATATTAAAAAAAGTGTTATTATTAGTTTCGATAATGATACTTACTTTAGGTGGCTATTATTTATATCGAAACTATCAAATTTTAAAACAGGTTCATCAATATGAAGAACAAGTGGAAAAAGCGGTACAAGAAGAAAATATTCCGCAGTATAGAGACTTAGTACTGGGCATTATTTTTACAGAAACTAAAGGTGAGCATAATGACCCTATGCAAAGTTCTGAAAGTACGGGGGGGTATCCTAATCAAATTGAGGAGTCACAAGAAAGCATCGAACAAGGTGTGGCTTTCTTAGCCACGGCGATTAAAAAAGCAGACGCTGAAGGCTGCGACCTGTGGACTGCTGTCCAAGCCTATAATTTTGGGCTAGACTACATCGACTATGTAGCTGAAAACGGCAAAACCAATCGTCTGGAATTGGCAGAACGCTATTCCAAAAATACGCTGTCTCCTGAACTGGGAAACAATGAGCAAACAAAATACCGTTATTTAAGTTATCAGTCAGTACTATACAATGGTGGGTATTTATACCATAATGGCGGAAATTTTTTCTATGCAGACCTGGTAAAAGCAAATGAGAAAAAAATAGAACAAACCAATTTTTTATTTTAAAAAGAAATGTGGGTAGGAGTGGAAGACTTAATGGAAAATGAGACACAGTCGGCAAAGGCTGGTACTAAAGATTGGATTTTGCGCTTTGTTAAAGGAATGTTTATCGGTTCTGGTTTTATTTTACCAGGAGTTTCTGGTGGCGCGTTAGCCGCGATTTTTGGTATTTACGAACGAATTATTAGCTTTTTAGCTCATATTACAAGAAACTTTAAAGAAAATGTCTTATTTTTTATTCCAGTTGGTTTAGGTGGTTTGACTGGCATATTCATATTATCTTTTGCGGTTAGTTTTTTATTGGGCTCTTACGCCAGTATTATTTTGTGGTTTTTTGTCGGTTGTATTGTAGGAACTGCTCCTGCTTTATGGAAAGAAGCTGGAAAAAAAGGGCGGTCCAACCGGGATTTAGTTATTTTAGTTGTTAGTTTTGTAGTAGCGACGATTTTTTTATGGAAAGGCTCTGGTTTATTTACCGAAGTTCCGCACAATATCTGGACCTGGATGATTGCCGGCTTTTTAATTGCTTTAGGCGTGATTGTTCCGGGGTTAAGTCCATCTAATTTTCTTGTTTATATGGGTATGTATAAAGCGATGGCAGACGGTTTTAAAAGCCTGGATCCCAGTGTAATCATACCTATCGGAATTGGCGGTATTATTACAGTTTTTAGTCTTTCTAAATTGATGGATTACATTTTCAGTAAGGCGTATCCGCAGTTATTTCATTTTATTATGGGCGTGGTCTTTGCTTCAACCATTATGATCATACCGACAGATTATGCTGACTTTGGCTTTATTGACTATAGTGCTTGTGTATTAATGTTAGGCCTAGGAGCACTTTTAGGTGCTTGGATGAGCCGTCTAGAAGAACGTTATAAATAAATAACAATTAACTGATTGCTGTGAGCAAAAAGTTTGTAAATTCTTGAGAATATGATACAATAGTATATGTAGAAAACTGTCTATTTATTAATCGCACTGATATGATGTTAGTGCGATTTTTTACCGATAGATCAGCTCATCTTACAACTCTAGGAGGTGAGTAAACGTGGCGAAAATACCGCAACAAGTGATTGATGATATTCGTGATAAAACGAATATCGTTGATGTTATTGGTCAATATGTGCAACTGAAAAAATCGGGTAGTAAAAATTATTCCGGGCTTTGTCCATTCCACAATGAAAAAACGCCATCGTTTTCTGTTGCTGAAGATAAGCAGTTTTATTATTGTTTCGGTTGCGGTCGTGGCGGAAATATTTTTTCTTTTATCCAGGAGATAGAAGGTCTTTCTTTCGTTGAGTCGGTGTTAAAAGTGGCTGAGATAGAAGGCATTGAGGTCTCTAAACAGTATCAAAACGTTGCAGTTGAAAATGAGACCAGTTCAAAACAACAACAGTTGATTCAATTGCATGAAAAAGCGGCCGAAGTTTATCATCATATGTTAGTTAATACAGCTATAGGTGAAGGGGCTCTTGATTATTTGCATAAAAGAGGGTTGAATGACCAGTTGATTGAAGAGTTTAACATTGGTTTTGCTCCTAATCAACGTGATTTTTTGGTCCGTGTGTTTCAAAACGAAGCATTGGATTCAAACATTTTTCCTGAATCCGGATTGTTTGTTGAACGAGAAAATGAAGAGTTAGTGGATCGCTTTTATCAACGGATTATGTTTCCTATTCGTAATTTTCAAGGGAAAACAGTTGGCTTTTCGGGTCGTTTTTTTGCAACGGAGGATTTCGACGATCAAGATCAACCCAAATATCTCAATTCCCCTGAAACAACACTGTTTAATAAACGTGAAATCTTATTTAATTTTGATAAGGCTCGTAGTGGTATAAGAAAAAGCGGTACTGTCTATTTATTTGAAGGATTTATGGATGTTTTGGCAGCTTACCGAACGGGGGTTACCAATGGGATTGCTTCAATGGGAACTAGCTTAACAAATGAGCAAATCACTGCGATTTCTCGTGTGGCACAAGAATTAGTCCTTTGTTATGATGGCGATCAAGCCGGCATTGCTGCAACGGATCGAGCAATCGGTCATTTACAAGAATCAAGTGGTATTGATTTATCGGTTGTAAGCGTTCCGGAAAATCTTGATCCAGATGAATACGTTAAAAAGTATGGGCAAGAGCCATTTGTTAAATTGCTCGAGCATGGCAAAGAAACTGTGTTTTCATTTAAAATGCATTACCGACGTATGAATAAAAATATGTCTAATGAAAAAGAACAGGTTGAATATGTGCAAGAACTGTTACATGATTTGCTGAATGTAGATTCTTTAATCGAACAAGATCGCTATTTAACGCAGTTGTCTACTGAGTTTCAAATATCACGAGAAACATTACAGCAACAATTGCGTGACTTAAAACGACAACGTCGAAATAAAGAAAAGGCGCCTGTGGCACCATCTAATACAGCGCCTGTCCAGGAAAGATCACAGGGTGGATCACGTAAAACACAAGTACAAAAAGCAGAAGAGTTGCTATTATACCGGTTGTTTAACGATGAAACACTTAACCAGCGTCTGAAACAAACACAAGTCGTATTTGCTCACGAAATTTATCAAGAGTTATATATGCTCTATGATGCTTATATAGAAAGCGAAGGTGAATTTGTTCTTGCTAAGTTTTTGGATTTTATAAAAGATGATCGTATGCGTAATATTGTTAGTACCATTGCTAGTTTGAATGTTCCAGAAGAAGGAAGCCAACAAGAGTTTCAAGACTTATTGTCGGTCATTCAAAGATCGAGTTTGGTTGAAGAAATTAATGATAAAAAGATCAAGCAGCAAGAGGCTAGTCAAAAAGGTAACCAACAATTAGAATTAGATTTAGCAATGGAAATTATAAACCTTACTAAAGAATTGAAACAAGTCAAATAGCAACATCGAAGGGAGTCTTCTTTTATGGCAGAAGAAACAAAAGTTAAATATGAACAAGCGGTTAAGGATTTTATTAAGCAAAATAAAACCAAAGGTCAAGTCGTTTATGACGAATTATCTAATGCATTAGCTACCCCTTATTCATTAGATGCTGAAAATATGGATAAATTAATCCAACAAGTTGAAGATGCTGGTATCAGCGTTGTTGATGAAAACGGTGAACCGTCATTACGTAGTTTAAAAACAACAGAAAAAGTTGAAAAAGAAAAACCTAAAGATGACCTATCTGCTCCTACAGGAGTAAAGATTAATGACCCTGTTCGTATGTACTTGAAAGAAATTGGTCGTGTTTCGTTATTAACAGCTGAAGAAGAAGTTGATTTAGCGCTAAAAATTGAAGAAGGCGACCAAGAAGCAAAACAACGCTTAGCAGAAGCCAACCTTCGTTTAGTCGTTAGCATTGCGAAACGTTATGTAGGACGTGGGATGCAATTTCTTGATTTGATTCAAGAAGGAAATATGGGCTTGATGAAAGCTGTAGAAAAATTTGATTATCGTAAAGGTTTCAAGTTCTCTACTTATGCAACTTGGTGGATTCGACAAGCAATTACACGTGCGATCGCCGACCAAGCAAGAACGATTCGTATTCCAGTTCACATGGTTGAAACGATCAATAAATTGATCCGTATCCAACGGCAATTACTGCAAGACTTAGGACGTGAACCAACGCCAGAAGAGATTGGTGCAGAAATGGATTTACCAACGGAAAAAGTTCGAGAAATTTTAAAAATCGCTCAAGAACCTGTTTCCTTGGAAACGCCGATTGGTGAAGAAGATGATTCTCATTTAGGTGATTTCATCGAAGACCAAGAAGCGACTAGCCCGGCTGATCATGCAGCTTATGAATTATTGAAAGAACAATTGGAAGACGTCTTAGATACCTTGACTGACCGTGAAGAAAATGTTTTGCGGCTACGTTTTGGTATTGATGATGGCCGTACTCGTACGTTAGAAGAAGTGGGTAAAGTCTTTGGCGTGACTCGCGAACGAATTCGTCAAATTGAAGCAAAAGCTTTACGGAAATTACGTCATCCATCTCGTTCAAAACAACTAAAAGATTTTCTAGAATAACCAGCAAAGACTTTTAAAGGTTTAATCGACTTTTAAAAGTCTTTTTTTGTATGCCACAATTTAAAACCAAAATTAAAGTAAGGCTAGGAGAACCTTAAGTAAAACATACACTTTCATGTTGGCTTACTCCCTTATTTGTGGTAAATTATTTTTTAGTAACGAAAAAGGAGTTCGAGTGAAAAGTGAATAAGAATTGTCCAAATTGCAGATTTGAACTAAATTCTGATCAAATTGTTTGTCCTAACTGTGGTGCTGATTTAGAAAATGCAGTAACGCAAAATAAAAATGATGATATTAATTGGTCTGAATATAAAGAAATTCCACTGGGTTCTGTAGCTGAGCATTTTTCAGAGATGCAAGATGACAATCCGAAAGCCCAAAATAATGGAAGTCAAGAAATAAAAGAACCAACCAGTTCTTTTGAAGAAATCAAGGACACAAGAGAAGATACTAAAGAGTATGTCAAACAAGAGTTGGCTAATGAACAAGAGCTGTATGATAATTCAATTCTCGCTACTTACATTAAGGGGTATAAAAAAGGGAAGGGCTTTGAGACGAATGAAACTATTGAAAAATTAATCGCCCAAGAAAAAGAAAATGCAGAGCTTTCAAATTCAGAAAAACAAGAAGTAGAGTCGGATACTAAAAACGATGAATCCTCTCCTATCCGAAAAGAACCAGCTGTCAAAATAAAAATGGTGGGGCCAGAATATGAAAAACAAACAGAACGCTCAGAACCAAAACAAACAACTGAAGAAGAAATAGATGAAGATGATTCAACGACTGATAAAGAAGCGGAAGATACACACGAGCAAAATTCTGTTGTGCAAACAGAAAATAATCGCAAGAAAAATAATTCAGTAAAATCTAAAAAGAGAAATTATATACTTACGGTAGCGATCTTACTCGTTATCACAGGCGGAGGCTTTGGCTATTACAGCCATAAACAACAAGTTGAGGCAGCCAAACAAGAAGAATTGCAAACAGAAAGTAAGCTGATTGCTATTGCTCAAAAGCTAGATGATTTTTATACGAATGATGAACAGCAATTTATTCAAAGTAGTAAAACTTCTGAGGATTTGTCAGAAATTAATAACCAGTTGCAGGACTATTCTGAAGAAAAAGGATATGCTGCTTTAGCTAAGAAAAGTAAAGATATTGAGGAAAAATTGGCGGTTACCAATGAACTTAACAGCTATTTTAGTTACCCTATTCTAGTAGATGATGCTTTGCAAAAAGATGTGCATATTAAAGATGGCAACGATGTCGAAATGACGCCTTTGACAATAGATGATACATTCTCTAATACGATAAATCAGGCAATTCAACAAGGAAAAGATGAACATCAAGCA contains:
- a CDS encoding hydroxymethylglutaryl-CoA reductase, degradative; this encodes MEEVVIIDALRTPVGKYRGRLSQLSAVELGTAVTKELIDKNQKAASATKQVIFGNVLQAGNGQNPARQITLNSGLAEGVYASTINEVCGSGMKAIALAAQAIRLNEAEVVLAGGVESMSQAPYLSRYDQQEDTYSQPKPVMLSDGLTDVFSGKHMGLTAENVANKFNISRKMQDIFALRSQEKAAYAQENGYFSEEILPLHIDDEVVEKDEGVRKDTSLEKLAHLKPVFKPGGTVTAGNASTINDGASAVILASKSFALANDLSYLAVLKDVVEVGIDPKIMGVSPVKAIHQLFERNSLSVEEIDLFEINEAFAASSIAVQQELGIPEEKVNLCGSGISLGHAIGSTGTRIITTACHQLNRIDGQYAVVSLCVGGGLGLAALIERPKEKKTSRFYELTKQERLDTLVFQHKIMTETADELKQTALPDNIAENLTENQVSEISVPMGLLKSIEVNQKEYLVPMATEEPSVVAACNNGAQLAQKLGGFTATMAKKEIRGQIVLMNVSDKKELIKQIKENEPLMISTAEKAYPSIVRRGGGVRKVEIREFAEEPSFLSVDLLVDTKDAMGANMLNTMLEAVATLFKQWFSEEILFSILSNYATDALVTAECQVSFASLGKGDATKGEQIAKKIAAASTFAQIDPYRAATHNKGSMNGIDAVVLATGNDTRSINSAVHAYAARSGQYRGLSQWEVEDGHLKGFIELPLAVATAGGATKALPKAQASLEMLAVNDAKELAEVIAAVGLAQNLAALKALVSEGIQKGHMALQARTLAMNAGAKASEVQKVATRLKRTQMNEENARQILQDIRNQKD
- a CDS encoding nucleoid-associated protein — its product is MDIYLKQAIMHIIDRKSGDPVFSQVELDLSTEYIRDYLTKKVQKLATSQTKTGTLAEDSEIAELTQQAEKDFIHFSETFVKRWYEIYQQSEDAPDSDVFVVLYELDTSMYVAFLKVKYTEGFTHYVDTNEHGIQNDLIINRAILSGKSQKADEGITINLADLSYELIEKQYTFSGEKMNYFSNKVIETQPAPSLEDHVKVIKKTAEEIGEKFNTPSYDLLADVKEAVYDTIEEHGQIDTKQVAEQVFKDNVTAKMSFEEEVEEQGVTSQTPMMREVREVSEKKYGKQKLKLSNGIELVVPLTVYRNPELIEFINNPDGTISVTIKNVDEIINRM
- a CDS encoding lysozyme family protein gives rise to the protein MNKKKKSILKKVLLLVSIMILTLGGYYLYRNYQILKQVHQYEEQVEKAVQEENIPQYRDLVLGIIFTETKGEHNDPMQSSESTGGYPNQIEESQESIEQGVAFLATAIKKADAEGCDLWTAVQAYNFGLDYIDYVAENGKTNRLELAERYSKNTLSPELGNNEQTKYRYLSYQSVLYNGGYLYHNGGNFFYADLVKANEKKIEQTNFLF
- a CDS encoding DUF368 domain-containing protein encodes the protein MENETQSAKAGTKDWILRFVKGMFIGSGFILPGVSGGALAAIFGIYERIISFLAHITRNFKENVLFFIPVGLGGLTGIFILSFAVSFLLGSYASIILWFFVGCIVGTAPALWKEAGKKGRSNRDLVILVVSFVVATIFLWKGSGLFTEVPHNIWTWMIAGFLIALGVIVPGLSPSNFLVYMGMYKAMADGFKSLDPSVIIPIGIGGIITVFSLSKLMDYIFSKAYPQLFHFIMGVVFASTIMIIPTDYADFGFIDYSACVLMLGLGALLGAWMSRLEERYK
- the dnaG gene encoding DNA primase codes for the protein MAKIPQQVIDDIRDKTNIVDVIGQYVQLKKSGSKNYSGLCPFHNEKTPSFSVAEDKQFYYCFGCGRGGNIFSFIQEIEGLSFVESVLKVAEIEGIEVSKQYQNVAVENETSSKQQQLIQLHEKAAEVYHHMLVNTAIGEGALDYLHKRGLNDQLIEEFNIGFAPNQRDFLVRVFQNEALDSNIFPESGLFVERENEELVDRFYQRIMFPIRNFQGKTVGFSGRFFATEDFDDQDQPKYLNSPETTLFNKREILFNFDKARSGIRKSGTVYLFEGFMDVLAAYRTGVTNGIASMGTSLTNEQITAISRVAQELVLCYDGDQAGIAATDRAIGHLQESSGIDLSVVSVPENLDPDEYVKKYGQEPFVKLLEHGKETVFSFKMHYRRMNKNMSNEKEQVEYVQELLHDLLNVDSLIEQDRYLTQLSTEFQISRETLQQQLRDLKRQRRNKEKAPVAPSNTAPVQERSQGGSRKTQVQKAEELLLYRLFNDETLNQRLKQTQVVFAHEIYQELYMLYDAYIESEGEFVLAKFLDFIKDDRMRNIVSTIASLNVPEEGSQQEFQDLLSVIQRSSLVEEINDKKIKQQEASQKGNQQLELDLAMEIINLTKELKQVK
- the rpoD gene encoding RNA polymerase sigma factor RpoD, yielding MAEETKVKYEQAVKDFIKQNKTKGQVVYDELSNALATPYSLDAENMDKLIQQVEDAGISVVDENGEPSLRSLKTTEKVEKEKPKDDLSAPTGVKINDPVRMYLKEIGRVSLLTAEEEVDLALKIEEGDQEAKQRLAEANLRLVVSIAKRYVGRGMQFLDLIQEGNMGLMKAVEKFDYRKGFKFSTYATWWIRQAITRAIADQARTIRIPVHMVETINKLIRIQRQLLQDLGREPTPEEIGAEMDLPTEKVREILKIAQEPVSLETPIGEEDDSHLGDFIEDQEATSPADHAAYELLKEQLEDVLDTLTDREENVLRLRFGIDDGRTRTLEEVGKVFGVTRERIRQIEAKALRKLRHPSRSKQLKDFLE
- a CDS encoding cell division site-positioning protein MapZ family protein; the protein is MNKNCPNCRFELNSDQIVCPNCGADLENAVTQNKNDDINWSEYKEIPLGSVAEHFSEMQDDNPKAQNNGSQEIKEPTSSFEEIKDTREDTKEYVKQELANEQELYDNSILATYIKGYKKGKGFETNETIEKLIAQEKENAELSNSEKQEVESDTKNDESSPIRKEPAVKIKMVGPEYEKQTERSEPKQTTEEEIDEDDSTTDKEAEDTHEQNSVVQTENNRKKNNSVKSKKRNYILTVAILLVITGGGFGYYSHKQQVEAAKQEELQTESKLIAIAQKLDDFYTNDEQQFIQSSKTSEDLSEINNQLQDYSEEKGYAALAKKSKDIEEKLAVTNELNSYFSYPILVDDALQKDVHIKDGNDVEMTPLTIDDTFSNTINQAIQQGKDEHQALDKADKQVKALIASYHNGQLKDSASRKDYETAEKTVSELYDSEEKEQLLAELTPIEEALTTREEKEKAEKEQQEKAKEKTAKQQTESSEESDSNGDLQAAETNQDNQPVMSSRKSDIEDKNNDAWDWAPGVRDKVINECIRRGYIVEGGYTLEPARIENGEGYYNLYATNNQSKLLKGIGKSAFPMYIVTINAKTGVFRGNGNN